A genome region from Mugil cephalus isolate CIBA_MC_2020 chromosome 13, CIBA_Mcephalus_1.1, whole genome shotgun sequence includes the following:
- the asrgl1 gene encoding isoaspartyl peptidase/L-asparaginase: MYPVVVVHGGAGHVPKERAELATAGVCAAVRAGYAVLQGGGSSMDAVVEAVTQMENNPSFNAGCGSVLNIKGEVEMDAIVMDGKTLGSGSVSCVRDIANPVQLARLVMDKTSHVCLTAEGANQFARSMGVPEVPMESLITEYARMRWRKNLAPDANPVECQMGKMGTVGAVAVDSEGNVACATSTGGMLNKMEGRVGDTPLIGSGGYADNQTGAVSTTGHGEAIMKVTLARLILFHMGQGQTAEAASDLGLAYMKSRVGGQGGVVTVDPQGHWAARFSSQQMCWAAAQRDILHHGLNSGEHLTQSIVPP; encoded by the exons ATGTATCCAGTGGTGGTGGTCCATGGCGGGGCGGGCCACGTCCCAAAGGAGCGGGCAGAGCTCGCCACCGCGGGTGTGTGTGCCGCAGTGCGGGCGGGTTACGCCGTCCTGCAGGGAGGAGGCAGCAGCATGGATGCTGTGGTGGAGGCTGTGACCCAGATGGAGAATAACCCCTCCTTCAACGCAG GCTGCGGGTCAGTGCTGAACATAAAGGGGGAGGTGGAGATGGATGCCATTGTGATGGATGGGAAAACTCTGGGAAGTGGTTCAGTGTCCTGCGTACGCGACATAGCCAACCCCGTCCAGCTAGCTAGACTGGTGATGGACAAG ACCAGTCATGTGTGTCTGACGGCCGAGGGTGCCAATCAGTTCGCCCGGTCCATGGGAGTCCCCGAGGTGCCGATGGAGTCCCTCATCACAGAGTACGCCCGCATGCGCTGGAGAAAGAACCTGGCACCTGATGCCAACCCCGTGGAGTGCCAAAT GGGTAAAATGGGCACGGTCGGAGCCGTTGCAGTGGACAGTGAAGGCAACGTGGCCTGTGCGACCTCCACTGGTGGAATGCTGAACAAGATGGAGGGTCGAGTGGGCGACACGCCGTTAATAG ggagTGGAGGTTATGCTGACAATCAGACAGGAGCAGTGTCAACTACAGGCCACGGAGAAGCCATCATGAAGGTTACACTGGCCAGACTCATCCTGTTTCACATGGGgcaag GTCAGACTGCAGAGGCTGCCAGCGACCTGGGCCTGGCCTACATGAAGTCCAGAGTGGGGGGGCAGGGTGGGGTGGTGACGGTGGACCCCCAGGGCCACTGGGCCGCTCGCTTCTCCAGCCAGCAGATGTGCTGGGCTGCAGCCCAGAGAGACATCCTGCACCACGGGCTGAACTCTGGAGAACACCTCACCCAGAGCATCGTTCCTCCCTGA